In a single window of the Drosophila willistoni isolate 14030-0811.24 unplaced genomic scaffold, UCI_dwil_1.1 Seg48.1, whole genome shotgun sequence genome:
- the LOC6637701 gene encoding uncharacterized protein LOC6637701, giving the protein MASKDFVDSHKCSKVDNGGCQNKTQCSPKSIAKPKKEKEEPFQFHHLLKQPAECCADPCPERFPTFDECLYKESDKAARKYQVAWVECPPIQIKPKKICCFEKGKRPPIPRRKRKEPKAKCEEEVQCPEEGCCPIYVGRFSVLHVLHKKFRSSRFGVVW; this is encoded by the coding sequence ATGGCATCGAAGGATTTCGTGGATTCACATAAGTGTTCCAAAGTGGATAATGGAGGCTGTCAAAACAAAACTCAGTGCAGCCCTAAAAGTATAGCCAAGCCCaagaaagaaaaggaagaACCATTCCAGTTTCATCACCTTCTGAAGCAACCAGCAGAGTGTTGTGCCGATCCCTGCCCAGAGAGATTCCCCACCTTTGACGAGTGCCTGTACAAGGAGTCGGATAAAGCTGCCCGCAAGTATCAGGTCGCTTGGGTAGAGTGCCCGCCCATTCAAATTAAACCGAAAAAGATCTGCTGTTTTGAAAAAGGCAAGCGGCCACCGATTCCACGACGCAAACGTAAGGAGCCGAAAGCCAAGTGTGAGGAGGAAGTTCAGTGTCCAGAGGAAGGCTGTTGTCCGATATATGTTGGCCGATTCTCAGTCCTACACGttctgcataaaaaatttcggtcgagccgtttcggagtagtttggtaa